TAAAGAAACTTGTTGGTATAATTGTCATAGGACTTCtctaaaagattattaaaattacGGAAGAGTACACAGCAGCTTTGAACCTGTCATTGTGTGCATCCATTTTAAAGGGGATAGAAGGCTGAATTAAAAGTTACATACACTCTTATACAGAGACCTGTTATCATCATATCTATGGTTTTCAACACAGTAGGCACACCGGGCTGTCGGGACAATAACGTCACCCagttttttaattcctctttaCAAATAGCATTTCTGGAGTCAGTGTCCCTCCTTACCTAAGTTATCACAGTTTATCAGTGTAACAAGCAGAACGCTTCATCCTTAAattaataaggggttaataagGGGTTTCACCAAACTGTACAGAAGTTGTGTTCACTTGTGTTTgatgaaataacttttaaaagatagACCAGAGGTGTTTTCACTTACATAATACATGTAGGCTAATTCTCTGCACATATGGCACTTACTTAAATCGACTgtgcttatttcatttttcttggaaacGAACGAGTAAGAGACTAGCAAAGCCACAGTTGTAACAGAATAAACAAGCGTTTAGAGCATGATAGCTCTAGTGATAACCTTAACTCAGATCTTACCGTGAGAAATGCTGTCCCGGGAACCCCCTTCTTGATTACCATGTTCATATATTAGTTGCTAATAACTTTGATCCTATACTGTATAATCAACATTTTAATGCTTTCCATGCATTCATTTAGTTTGAACCCTTACAACAACCCACGAGGTAGGTAATATCCCCAGTTCACATATCAGGAATCATACTGAGAGAGATGAGTTACATAAGATCACATACTATTAAGTGGCAAAGCTAAAATTTGACCTTGAAATCCCAACTAcaatataaacttttatttaaataaggaaaaaagctATTGTACAAATATTGCTCTTCAGGTGCAGCCTGTAGAGCCATGGCTATGGATGCTTAGCTTTGTGAGGAAGTGCTTCTATAGATTTTTAGGTTTAGAGATGATACCATCTGGATATCTTTGCTTGAACCGGGCAACCACATCTGGATCTAATAGGTGGATCCCATCCAGTTGGTTTCCAAGGGTGATCCTGAAGCAAGGGGAAAAATGGAGCAAACCAAAAATCCTGgaattaaaatgcttaatattgttaaaagatGCATACCTTTTATTAATACTGCCTATCATTTCATTGAATATTCAtgccaattattttaaaaagaccttGATATTAGATTAAGATACGGTAGCCTGACTGGTTAGGAATTGGGCACAGATTCTGGTGTTAAAACACAGGATCTGCATTGCTGAAGGGTTAATAACTGATGGCTAACCAGGCCTACTTCACAAAGCTGTTGCTGCCAGTGAGTGTTCTTTGGATAGTAAAATGCTAGCAGGATGTCTTTTAAAGCTCTACTACAGGATGAAAGATACTAAAATTGCTGATACATTAAATAGATTCTTAGTTAACCACCAGGGGGCAGATTCAAAACATCCCTAGAATAACTGAAGATCTTTAGGTGGCAAGAGAGTGGAGACCCTAGAAAGCAGTGGTTTGAGTCCCAAAACCTGTTGGGTTTCTAATGAGTGTTGCAGAATCCCATAAAACAGCTGAAATATAAGCTTAAGCGGTTCACGAATCCTCCGAAACCCATTTACAGACTACTGCAATATGAGGCAAAGCTCTACTAACTTGTCCTTACTAACTTGTCCTTGACGATAAATAGTTTTGCCCTTGGAGACATGCATGTTCTCTGGTCACCTACCAGTTGGGTTGCACATTGTGTGGTCGTCCAAATAACTCAATCTTCCGAGTGCCAGGGGATAGTCTCTCAATCATGCCATAGATTTCATCTGGTTTATGACTGGTAGAACGAACCTAGGAAATAAAGGCTCCAGCTACTTTTAAGTTACCCAGGATTGCAATTCTAGCCCTTTCCATTATGTATGATCCAAATGATAAGAATACGCCTGACCTGAATAACTGATACCAATTAGAATGTGGAAGCTGTGGAGGCCTGGGACAGTACATACCTCAGCTACGATCACATCACAATCCAGACCCTGGTTGAAGCCTTGGGGATTTCCTTTGACACCAACCTGCTCACCACAGACAAAAGATTACCTTATGAAACCCCAGTATATGAACTTTTTCTCAATAAGAAATCAAAcaattcctctttttcctccaccTAATGAATTGGGTCCGACTGCTGCTCACCAAGCAGTGCTCCTTCCCATGGTTCAACCAGTGACCTGTACGGCCCGTCCGAATGATACGTTGCAGTTGATTTGTCTTCACCCAGATAATTTCATCTACCCGTTCATAACTGTGGGGCATAAAGAAAGAGAACTAGAGCTTTAATAAGGCTTTCAGTTTACGAGTAATACCATTTACAGAGGCAAGGAATCAAAGGGAGAAGATACAGATAACTATAGCAATGTATGTGTTTAGTTCCCTCAAAAGAAAGCAACAGGATGATTGCTACTTACCCCCAGAGGTTCAGACATTCTCTGCCCAATTCCATGGCCCTAGAAAGAAATAAGGGTTAAACAGCTACTTCCATGCTCGTATTTTTAACTCCCTTCAAGATATATAAGTGTTATTTTCAGTAGACATTCAGTGAACATTTACATGCAAGACATCACTAGGGCAAAGGATGGATCTAAGAATGTCAAGATAAAACATATCCTCAATGGTCTTACCTTTCACAAGGAACAAATGGAGAGTTAAATAGAATTCAAGGTATAATTTATGTCATAAACAGGCATTAGGTCTCAGTAGAAAATAAGGCTGACTCAACCATGTATTTAATAGCATGGGTAAGAAAACCCAGGATTTTATGCCCACCCAGTACTCACTCTGTGCTATATCTGCCCATAACTACGTATCTTTGAACTGCATTACCTGCCTGTGacccagaggaagagaaagccaTCATCCTGCAGTACTGGTATGTTGAGCCTGCGCATCTCATCATCTGTCAGGGTCCCATAGGGCAGCTCCATGTGAATATCCCAGGGTGGGTCAGCCATCACAACTGCAAACTTGCCCAAGATACTGACGTCCAGGTAGCGGATATCACAACAGATCCACTGCATGAGGTGGTATTTGGtcatcttcccttcctccactCTCAGATTCATGGCCCCAGTCCCTCTTTGCCATTTGATTTTCCTACTCCCTTCTAAGCATATCTGTCCCACTCCATTCCCAATCAGCAAGACAGAGTACTGATTATGCCCTGCTTTCCTACATGTATGGCTGCCCTACTTAGATATAAGTCCATAAACTGAGCTAAGTTTTCTGAGACGACAAGTACCTGAGGTGGGAAGAGTCGATCTGCACTGGAGTCACCTCCGACACTCTGTGTAAGAGCAAGCTCCTGGCTTGGTGTATGGTCTTTGCTCCCAGGAGCCTCAGAATCCATGCAAGCATCAATTTCATAGTGAACATACTTGCAGGTATCCATGTGGAAACACGTGTTAAGGAAAGAGCAGTCACCTAATGACTCATCAGTGTGTTTATTAATGATTCGTCTGGGGAAGTAAAAAGGGAGAAGCAGAATCAAGATGGTGTTCCAGAGTTAGGTCCCATAGTTCAAATTccaaattgtttcaaaatttccaatttttaaccCTCTCCTAATTTTCTCTATCGTTAGAGCTTTCTCTAAGAGTTTtcagagaagaggaaggcaggtgACATGGAAATCCGTAATTCACACTAAAGAAGAGATTTAATTCCTCTCTGAGCCAAGACATACCTGCCGTATCTTACAACAGGAAGGACGGAAGGGCTCGCTGGTTATAGCGGTACAAAACACTGACCTACGAGCCCAGGGCCCTGTTTATCCTGGGATCATCTTCCTTCCAGAGAACTTTCACTGTGGCTCAGAGACAGAGATGCCTTGCTATTGCAAGAAGAAagggccattaaaaaaaaaccaaaaacctctcACATCTATTTGGGAGTACAGCTTGTATTCTCTCCCACAGAACACTACTTCCAAAAGTATACCTTCAGAGTCTGGAGGTGTTAGACAAACCATGTGAAAACCTTTTAACAACAAGATTAAAGACATAACCCCAAAGACTGGAaggaaagtgctgaaaaggaatGACTACTTCTTGGAGACCCATCCCATCTCTCCCCTCCCAAGAGACCTGAAGTGCAGCTTGCGACAGGGCCGATCAGCATCACTGGCTTTCATGCACTCCTCCTTGGTTCCATAGTCACAGAACTCTTGCACTTGGGCCCGACCTCGTGACCGAAACTTTTCAACAATGGATTGTTCCTTGGCTGTTGTAGTATTCAATAGCTCTAGGATCTCCTGACTGACCTGTGACAGAAGAAGCCTTAGATTTCAAAGAGTCTGTAGATAAAATGAGCCCTTAAGCCATCTCTATAAACTACTTGACAATAATGCCCACCAAAACTATCTATATTTATTAGGTACCAAACCCAGTAacagtgctaagcactttactGTTTAGCTCCAAGTCTACACAATAATTCTATAAGGGAGGGTAC
The nucleotide sequence above comes from Rhinolophus ferrumequinum isolate MPI-CBG mRhiFer1 chromosome 6, mRhiFer1_v1.p, whole genome shotgun sequence. Encoded proteins:
- the METTL3 gene encoding N6-adenosine-methyltransferase catalytic subunit; the protein is MSDTWSSIQAHKKQLDSLRERLQRRRKQDSGHLDLRNPEAALSPTFRSDSPVPAAPTSGGSKPSTASAVPELATDPELEKKLLHHLSDLALTLPTDAVSIRLAISTPDAPATQDGVESLLQKFAAQELIEVKRGLLQDDAHPTLVTYADHSKLSAMMGAVAEKKGPGEVTGTITGQKRRAEQDSTTAAAFASSLACGLASSASEAAKEPAKKSRKHAASDVDLEIESLLNQQSTKEQQSKKVSQEILELLNTTTAKEQSIVEKFRSRGRAQVQEFCDYGTKEECMKASDADRPCRKLHFRRIINKHTDESLGDCSFLNTCFHMDTCKYVHYEIDACMDSEAPGSKDHTPSQELALTQSVGGDSSADRLFPPQWICCDIRYLDVSILGKFAVVMADPPWDIHMELPYGTLTDDEMRRLNIPVLQDDGFLFLWVTGRAMELGRECLNLWGYERVDEIIWVKTNQLQRIIRTGRTGHWLNHGKEHCLVGVKGNPQGFNQGLDCDVIVAEVRSTSHKPDEIYGMIERLSPGTRKIELFGRPHNVQPNWITLGNQLDGIHLLDPDVVARFKQRYPDGIISKPKNL